The Jatrophihabitans endophyticus genome includes the window GCGGTGTTCGGCTCGCTCGCCCACCGCGCCGAGGCCCGGCTGTACGCCGACGACCGCGCGCACGGCGTGCGGTACGCGGCGGCGTGCGTGGCCGGCCCGGTGGCGCTGGGGCTGCTGGCCGAGCGCGGCCGGTGGCGGCCGCTCGCCGTCGCCGCCGCGACGTGGACGGTGCTCGGCGGCCGCTCCCTCGCCGCCGAGGCCGAGGCGGTAGGCGCGCTGCTGGCGCGCGGCGAGCTGCCGGCCGCGCGGCTGCGGCTCACGCACCTGGTGGGGCGCGACACCTCGCAGCTCGACGAGGCCGGTGTCAGCCGCGCCGTGGTCGAGTCGGTGGCCGAGAACGCCTGCGACGCCGTCGTCGCGCCGCTGCTGTGGGGCGCGGTCGTGGGGCTGCCCGGGCTCTTCGGGTACCGCGCCGCCAACACGCTGGACGCGATGGTCGGGCACCGAACGCCGCGCTACGAGCGCTTCGGCTGGGCCGCGGCCCGCTTCGACGACCTGCTCAACCTGG containing:
- a CDS encoding cobalamin biosynthesis protein; its protein translation is MTRSPLRRRLGRAAGLALGVLADRRFGDPRRGHPVAVFGSLAHRAEARLYADDRAHGVRYAAACVAGPVALGLLAERGRWRPLAVAAATWTVLGGRSLAAEAEAVGALLARGELPAARLRLTHLVGRDTSQLDEAGVSRAVVESVAENACDAVVAPLLWGAVVGLPGLFGYRAANTLDAMVGHRTPRYERFGWAAARFDDLLNLAPARLTALLAGVGAPAAGGSPAAAWRAARRWGRAHPSPNAGMSEAAFAGALGLRLGGRNVYGGTVDDRPVLGDGRAPGVADIDRAVVLLRAVTTGAAAVAVVAAVTT